The genomic DNA AAGGATCTACTTAATCCCGTTTCCGAAGTTCATCTTCATGTACCCCACGCTGCTGATCTCCCTGTTGGCCTGGGCGATCTTGGCAATCAAGGGCTACAGCACCGTCGAACCAGACGATTCGCTGCCGGTGATGATGACCGGCATCTTCCTTGGCGTGCTCGCTTTGAACACGTTTGTGATCGTCTTCGATTTCCCACGCGCAACCTCGCTGACGCTGATCTTTATCCTCACCACCGCGGCCCTCGGCGGCTGGATGGCGGTCAGCATGAAACCCGACCTGCTGCCGGCGGTTGAAAGCTGGGTGATGGCGCTGCGACCGGCAGCCAATTCGACCTTCTTCGGCTGCGTTAGCATCGGGATGTTGCTGATGTTTATCGCCGTCTTCGTCAGCGTGCGGATGAACTACTGGGAACTGTCCAACAACGAACTGCTGCACCACCACGGCATCTTGAGCGATCTAAAGCGATACCCAGCACCACAGTTGAGAGTCGACAAGGAGATCAACGATGTGTTCGAGTTCATCCTGTTGGGAGCCGGACGCCTGATCCTGCATCCCGCTGGCGAATCCCGCGCGATCGTGCTCGATAACGTCCTGTTTGTCGGCAACAAAGAACGGCTGCTGACCCAAGCCCTCGGATCGATCAAAGTTAAGATCGGCAACGACTCGCACTAATCGAAGTCGCACGGGGCGGCCGGCGAGCCGCCAGCGGCTCGAGCAAAAAAAGAGGCGACGGCACAAAGTGTCGTCGCCACAGCTGGCATTTCTTACTTGTTTTAAAATGACGCATCAGAGCGTCGTTGCCACAGCCACTGCCTGTTGTTCTTAATAGACGACGCCACGGCGTCTGTACGGTTGCCTGCTCTCGTGCTTGATAGACGACGCCACGAAAGTGTCGTCTCCACAGAGCGGCTTCTTCAGAGAAGTAACTTCGTTACAGAAGTGGTCGCCGCGAGCTTGCCGGCGAAGCGATTAGAACGGCACGTCGCCTTCGTCGTACGAGACTTCGGAGAAGGCATCGTTGGCCGATGCAGCATTTCCGCCGCCCGCTGGCGGAGCGCTACCAACCGCTTTGAAGCCCATCGCTTCGGCGCTCAGGAAGTACTTCACTTCGCTGTTGGCGTCCTTTTGCCACTTGCGACCGTTCAAACGATAATTGACTTCGATCTCGTCACCGACGTTCAGATCGTTGGCCAATTCGCAATTGTCGCGAGTGAACTCCAGAGGCACGTAGTTCGTAAAGCTGCCGAAATCTTGGCTCAGTACCACCATCCGCTTGCGGAACCCCTTGGCTCCGTACGTCTTGGTTTCCTCGACTAGGTGGACAATGCCTTTTACTTTTGCTTCACTCATAACACGGCTTCCATCACGGACGTTGCGAAATCTTCAACGCGCTCAGTAACACTGACGCTTCCTGTTATCGTAGCGATTTTCTCAGCCGATTTGAACCGGTTGCGGCCGCGTCCCCCGCCGAGAAGTCTCTTTACTTTGGCAAATGCGAGCCGCTAAGATCGATTAGGCGTTGCTTGCTCATTACACGGCTCAGGCAATGTTTACTCGCCCCCCGGCGAGCGAATCCCCCAACCGATAACTCTTCGATAAAGGCAAAACATGCTCTTGCGAACGCTCCTGGGACTGCTCGCGCTGACGCTTGTTTCGACCGCCACCGCCCGCGACGTCCTAGTCGTCTGCGCGACCGATCTCCGGCCGGCGATCGCGCCGTGGGTCGAATACCGGCAGAGCCAAGGGATTTCGGTCCACGTGCTCGACAGCAAACCGATGGCGGGCGATCTGGTCGCCGACCTGCAAGCCGCTGTCGCCACCAGCAATATCCGTCCCGAAGCGATCGTGATTTTTGGCGACTGCCGAATCCAAGGCCCTCGCTGGCCGGTCGATCCTCGCCAGCATGTTCCCACCCACCACCTGCCCAGCCCCGTCGCCGCCTCGCTCGGTTCGCTGCCGACCCTGGCAACCGACAGCCCCTACGGCGACCTCGACGGCGACGGCGCGATGGACGTCCCCGTCGGCAGGATCCCGGCAGCTCGCCCCGATCAGATCGCCGCGTTTGTCGATCGACTGAAACGCTATGAAGCGAGCCGACAATATGGTCCGTGGCGACATCAAGTCGACCTGTGTGCGGGGGTCGGCGGATTTGGCCTGCTGATCGATGCGGCGATGGAATCGGTTGTCCGCGGGATCCTGACGTCGCAACTGCCGGCCAGCATGCAAACACGCGTCACCTATGCGAGTCCGACCAGCCCGTTTTTTCCCGGCGCGAAGAATTTTTGCCGGACCGTGATCGACGGCTTTAATGGCGGCGGCCTGTTTTGGGTCTACGCCGGGCACGGCCACGTAACGCAGCTGGACCGCGTTCCGGCGACCGCTGCGGGGACGCCGATCTTAGACGCCACGACCGTTGGGCAATTGAAGCGCCCCGCGGAACGATCGCCGATCGCACTCCTGTTGGCCTGTTACACCGGCGCCTTCGACGCCAAAGACGATTGCTTGGCGGAGCAGATGTTGTTGGAACCGGGAGGCCCGATCGCGGTCTTTGCCGGATCGCGGATGACGCTCCCCTACGGCAACGCGATCATCGCGACCTCGATGATCCAGTCATGGTTTGAATCGCAGCCCGACACGCTGGGAGAGGTCTGGCTGGAAACGGTCCAACGCGCGACGCGCGATCCCGCCCAAGCCGACGCCGCCGCGCCAAGCATGCTCGACGCGATGGCGGCCATGATCAGCCCGACCTCGGATCGGCTGCCCCAGGAACGCAGCGAGCATACTCAACTGTACAACCTGCTTGGCGATCCTTTAATGCAGCTGGCTCACCCCGAGTCGGTGTCGCTTGAATGTCCCGTCAGCGCGTCACCGGGATCGCAGATCACCGTCAAGGGAACCGCGCCGCACGGCGGCAAACTGACGCTGGAACTGCATCGCCGAGGCGAACCGAGTCGCGACACACTGCGGGATCTAAGCGAAGCGGATCGGCACCGCGCGGCAAGCGATTCGCTGCTAGAACGGACAGTATGCGAAGTCGAACCGGGAGAATTTGCAGTCGAGTTGGCGCTGCCAGCCACGCTGACCAAAAGCTCTTTGGTATTGGCCCGAATCGAATCGGCCGATCGCTATTCGCTGGGGACCGATCGGATCTTGATCGATCTGCCAAAGCGTCAGACGCCCGCGGCCCAAGCCGCTGCGACGCGATAGGATCAGTCTGCCTTTTCGGCGACCTTTTCCAAGATCTCCAACAGCACGCGATCCGGCTCGATACCTTCGGCCTGCGCTTCGAAGTTCAACAACACGCGGTGTCGCATCGCCGGCAGATAGACTCGCCGCACATCTTCAAAGCTAACGTTAAACCGTCCTTCCAAGAGGGCTCTCACCTTGGCGGCCAATGCCAGCGTCTGCGCCCCACGCGGGCTGCTGCCCCAGCGAACGTATTGGTTCGTGATCGGCGTCGCCAGCGGGCCATCGGGATGTGTCGCCAGGACCAAGCGAACGATGTAATCCTGAACGTGCGACGCCAGGATCACCTCGCGAACCAGATGCTGCCAGCGAACGATCTCCGCTCCATCCATCACCTTGGTCGGTTGGACCGTTTCGCCGCTGGTCGTTCGCGCGATGATCGTCGCCAATTGCTCGCGGGAACTGTACCCGACGACTAACTTGAACATAAACCGGTCCAGCTGAGCTTCGGGCAGCGGATAGGTCCCTTCCTGTTCGATCGGGTTTTGCGTGGCCAGCACAAAATAAGGCTTGTCCATCGTGTACCGCGTCCCGCCGGCGGTCACGGTTCCCTCCTGCATCGTTTCCAACAACGCCGACTGAGTCTTCGGCGTGGCGCGGTTGATCTCGTCGGCCAGCAGGATCTGCGTGAAGATCGGCCCGCGTTGGAACTCGAAATTCTTCTGCCCGTCGCGTTCGACGATCATGTTGGTGCCCAGGATATCGGCGGGCATCAGGTCGGGAGTGAACTGGATTCGGCTGAACTGCAGGTCCAACGTTTCGGCAAGCGTTCGCACCAACATCGTCTTGCCCAACCCGGGGACGCCTTCCAACAAGCAGTGCCCGCCGATCAGCATCGACGTCAACACGCCGTGCACGATGTCGTCGTGTCCCACGATTACGCGGCCGATCTGTTCTCGCACCGCGGCGTACCGCTGTTGAAATTCTTCGGCCTGTTGTTGCATCGAATCTGCCAAAGTGCTCATGCGACATCGTTCCTGGTGACGGGGCGAAAAGAAGGGTTTCCGAGCCGGGCGGTCGAACGCCGCGTCGCTGGATGATTGATGCAGTGATCCACGCTCGGCGGGTTCAGTCCCAGCGATGCG from Rosistilla oblonga includes the following:
- a CDS encoding DUF3127 domain-containing protein, whose amino-acid sequence is MSEAKVKGIVHLVEETKTYGAKGFRKRMVVLSQDFGSFTNYVPLEFTRDNCELANDLNVGDEIEVNYRLNGRKWQKDANSEVKYFLSAEAMGFKAVGSAPPAGGGNAASANDAFSEVSYDEGDVPF
- a CDS encoding C25 family cysteine peptidase; this encodes MLLRTLLGLLALTLVSTATARDVLVVCATDLRPAIAPWVEYRQSQGISVHVLDSKPMAGDLVADLQAAVATSNIRPEAIVIFGDCRIQGPRWPVDPRQHVPTHHLPSPVAASLGSLPTLATDSPYGDLDGDGAMDVPVGRIPAARPDQIAAFVDRLKRYEASRQYGPWRHQVDLCAGVGGFGLLIDAAMESVVRGILTSQLPASMQTRVTYASPTSPFFPGAKNFCRTVIDGFNGGGLFWVYAGHGHVTQLDRVPATAAGTPILDATTVGQLKRPAERSPIALLLACYTGAFDAKDDCLAEQMLLEPGGPIAVFAGSRMTLPYGNAIIATSMIQSWFESQPDTLGEVWLETVQRATRDPAQADAAAPSMLDAMAAMISPTSDRLPQERSEHTQLYNLLGDPLMQLAHPESVSLECPVSASPGSQITVKGTAPHGGKLTLELHRRGEPSRDTLRDLSEADRHRAASDSLLERTVCEVEPGEFAVELALPATLTKSSLVLARIESADRYSLGTDRILIDLPKRQTPAAQAAATR
- a CDS encoding AAA family ATPase: MSTLADSMQQQAEEFQQRYAAVREQIGRVIVGHDDIVHGVLTSMLIGGHCLLEGVPGLGKTMLVRTLAETLDLQFSRIQFTPDLMPADILGTNMIVERDGQKNFEFQRGPIFTQILLADEINRATPKTQSALLETMQEGTVTAGGTRYTMDKPYFVLATQNPIEQEGTYPLPEAQLDRFMFKLVVGYSSREQLATIIARTTSGETVQPTKVMDGAEIVRWQHLVREVILASHVQDYIVRLVLATHPDGPLATPITNQYVRWGSSPRGAQTLALAAKVRALLEGRFNVSFEDVRRVYLPAMRHRVLLNFEAQAEGIEPDRVLLEILEKVAEKAD